From Solanum lycopersicum chromosome 8, SLM_r2.1, the proteins below share one genomic window:
- the LOC138338044 gene encoding uncharacterized protein, producing the protein MDHLLGENRDLWGVMLDGPTIPMKNGIDGTTQVPKDRKEWNFADKLVIQNNAKAKKILICGIGLDEYNRISSCQDAKAIWETLQTAHEGTTQESKVEAITEARDLDKLAMNELIGNLMAYELNKKQEKEIRGKRKEKNLVLTGTTPENFEEKTLR; encoded by the exons ATGGATCATTTACTAGGAGAAAATCGAGACCTATGGGGAGTCATGTTGGACGGTCCAACCATACCCATGAAGAATGGAATTGATGGAACCACTCAAGTACCAAAAGAtaggaaagaatggaattttgcAGATAAACTTGTAATTCAGAACAATGCTAAAGCAAAAAAGATCTTGATATGCGGAATAGGTCTAGATGAATACAATCGAATATCATCATGTCAAGATGCAAAAGCAATATGGGAAACTTTGCAAACTGCACATGAAGGAACAACTCAG GAAAGCAAAGTAGAAGCCATTACTGAAGCTCGTGATCTAGATAAGTTAGCTATGAATGAGCTCATTGGAAATCTCATGGCCTATGAACTcaataaaaaacaagaaaaggaaattagaggcaaaagaaaagagaagaaccTGGTTCTTACAGGCACAACACCAGAAAATTTTGAGGAGAAAACATTGCGTTAA